The proteins below come from a single Vanacampus margaritifer isolate UIUO_Vmar chromosome 10, RoL_Vmar_1.0, whole genome shotgun sequence genomic window:
- the spry1 gene encoding protein sprouty homolog 1, with translation MELQSQHGPGGSLVVIQQPSLESRQRSDYEREFQHAAILSLDQIKAIRSSNEYTEGPSVARRPPVPRMPPRPHDKQERTHEVILVNVNNNYEHRPSAGVVVGGHHWGGGGGVRVPVLSRSTSTGSAASSGSNSSASSEQGLLARSPPARLNSRPVRTQPKAKGPVAGPNSGPHLHQGPLKGKSDFSGPAKGAAPPPSAAGHQFICERCGKCKCGECTAPRSLPSCLACNGQCLCSAESALEHGTCMCLVKGIFYHCSNDDEGDSCADHPCSPSHSHCCSRFLCMGLMSVLFPCLLCYPPVKGCLKACQGCYDRVRRPGCRCKNSNTVYCKLESWAPQNQEKPS, from the coding sequence ATGGAGCTCCAAAGTCAACATGGCCCCGGCGGTTCATTAGTGGTGATCCAGCAGCCTTCCCTCGAGAGCCGCCAGAGGTCGGATTACGAGCGGGAGTTCCAGCATGCAGCCATCCTCTCCCTGGACCAGATCAAGGCCATCCGCTCCAGCAACGAGTACACGGAGGGGCCGTCGGTGGCGCGCCGCCCGCCCGTGCCCCGCATGCCGCCGCGGCCGCACGACAAGCAGGAGAGGACTCACGAGGTCATCCTGGTCAATGTGAACAACAACTATGAGCACCGGCCGTCCGCAGGGGTGGTGGTGGGCGGCCACCATTGGGGCGGCGGCGGTGGGGTCCGGGTGCCGGTTCTGAGCCGCTCTACCAGCACGGGGAGCGCCGCCAGCTCGGGGAGCAACAGCAGCGCCTCCTCCGAGCAGGGACTCCTGGCGCGCTCGCCGCCCGCCAGACTCAACTCGCGGCCCGTTCGGACTCAGCCCAAAGCCAAAGGGCCGGTAGCGGGCCCCAACTCGGGTCCCCACTTGCACCAGGGGCCGCTCAAGGGCAAATCGGACTTCTCGGGCCCGGCCAaaggggcggcgccgccccccTCCGCCGCCGGCCACCAATTCATCTGCGAACGTTGCGGCAAATGCAAGTGCGGCGAGTGCACGGCCCCCCGCAGCTTGCCCTCGTGCCTGGCGTGCAACGGCCAGTGCCTTTGCTCGGCGGAGAGCGCGCTGGAGCACGGCACGTGCATGTGCCTGGTCAAGGGCATCTTCTACCACTGCTCCAACGACGACGAGGGGGACTCGTGCGCCGACCACCCCTGCTCGCCCTCGCACTCGCACTGCTGCTCGCGCTTCCTGTGCATGGGATTAATGTCGGTACTCTTCCCCTGCCTGCTGTGCTACCCGCCGGTCAAGGGCTGCCTGAAGGCTTGCCAGGGATGCTACGACCGGGTGCGGAGGCCCGGCTGCCGGTGCAAAAACTCCAACACTGTGTACTGCAAACTGGAGAGCTGGGCCCCGCAGAACCAGGAGAAACCCTCCtga